The Desulfovibrio desulfuricans DSM 642 genome includes a window with the following:
- a CDS encoding TatD family hydrolase, with amino-acid sequence MSKKSAVRIDPLALALPLAGVDSHAHLDGQEFDADRDAVLERAHAAGIAQVGNVFLGPEEYHARRAYFDAHPEVFFLMGVHPCDGQNCTQERLAAMRAAFAEDSRLKAVGEIGLDFYWPDCPREIQYQALRDQLALAHAVERPVVIHCRDAEEETLMTLEAEGFAGYPLLWHCFGQGPETARRILRNGWHISIPGPVTYKANEALREAVALIPADRLLLETDAPYLAPLPWRGKRNEPSYTVFTVRAMAEARGENPEDIWRTCGDNARRFFGLPAQE; translated from the coding sequence ATGTCGAAAAAATCAGCCGTCCGCATTGATCCCCTGGCTCTGGCCCTGCCCCTTGCCGGGGTGGACAGCCACGCGCACCTTGATGGTCAGGAATTTGATGCGGATCGCGATGCCGTGCTTGAACGCGCCCACGCGGCAGGTATTGCGCAGGTGGGCAACGTTTTTTTGGGGCCGGAAGAGTATCATGCCCGCCGGGCTTATTTTGATGCCCACCCCGAAGTGTTTTTTCTTATGGGCGTGCACCCGTGTGACGGGCAGAACTGCACGCAGGAGCGCCTTGCCGCCATGCGCGCCGCCTTTGCCGAGGACTCCCGCCTCAAGGCCGTGGGCGAAATCGGTCTGGATTTTTACTGGCCCGATTGTCCGAGGGAAATCCAGTATCAGGCCCTGCGCGATCAGCTTGCTCTGGCGCACGCCGTGGAGCGCCCGGTGGTCATTCACTGCCGAGATGCAGAGGAAGAAACACTCATGACGCTGGAGGCCGAGGGCTTTGCCGGGTATCCCCTCCTGTGGCACTGCTTTGGTCAGGGGCCGGAAACCGCGCGGCGCATCTTGCGCAACGGCTGGCACATATCCATTCCCGGCCCGGTCACCTACAAGGCCAATGAGGCCCTGCGCGAGGCTGTGGCCCTTATCCCCGCCGACCGTCTGCTGCTGGAAACCGATGCCCCCTATCTTGCGCCCCTGCCGTGGCGGGGCAAGCGCAACGAGCCTTCCTATACGGTGTTTACCGTGCGGGCCATGGCCGAAGCGCGGGGAGAGAACCCCGAAGATATCTGGCGTACCTGCGGCGACAATGCCCGCCGGTTTTTCGGCCTGCCAGCGCAGGAATGA
- the gcvT gene encoding glycine cleavage system aminomethyltransferase GcvT codes for MSDLRTPLTAWHEAHGAKMAPFAGWLMPIQYEGIIVEHQHTRQHAGLFDICHMGEFLIEGPGADEALSKAVSHNLQTLAPGKCRYGFLLNEKGGVLDDGIIYRFGPDSFMAVVNAACAANDFAVLRARLPQSVKMTDISAETGKIDLQGPESLDVLEKLLGQNFHDLGYFCFRETTWQGSPLLVSRTGYTGELGYELYIAASEAEAFWNALLADERVKPIGLGARDTLRLEAGLPLYGHDLDENHSPAEAGMGRMMTSTADYVGREGAQNIAEVLVPLRIDGRRAARHGDVVALADGTEVGHVTSGSFAPSLGYVIAFAWVKAAHAGAENFVVRAARTELPATRVEAPFYTEGTARKKLA; via the coding sequence ATGTCGGATCTGCGTACCCCCCTCACTGCCTGGCACGAGGCGCATGGCGCAAAAATGGCCCCCTTTGCCGGGTGGCTTATGCCCATCCAGTATGAGGGTATTATTGTCGAGCATCAGCACACCCGCCAGCATGCAGGTCTTTTTGACATCTGCCACATGGGCGAATTTCTTATTGAAGGCCCCGGCGCGGACGAAGCCCTGAGCAAGGCCGTGAGCCACAACCTCCAGACCCTTGCCCCCGGCAAGTGCCGATACGGCTTTTTGCTCAACGAAAAGGGCGGCGTGCTGGACGATGGCATCATCTACCGCTTCGGCCCTGATTCCTTCATGGCCGTGGTCAACGCCGCCTGCGCCGCCAACGACTTCGCCGTGCTGCGCGCCCGCCTGCCCCAAAGCGTCAAGATGACCGATATTTCCGCAGAAACCGGCAAGATCGACCTCCAGGGGCCGGAATCTCTGGACGTGCTCGAAAAGCTGCTGGGCCAGAATTTTCATGACCTCGGGTACTTTTGCTTTCGTGAAACCACATGGCAGGGTTCGCCCCTGCTGGTGAGCCGCACCGGCTACACCGGCGAACTGGGCTACGAGCTGTATATCGCCGCCTCTGAAGCCGAGGCTTTCTGGAACGCCCTGCTGGCTGACGAACGCGTCAAGCCCATAGGCCTTGGCGCGCGCGATACCCTGCGCCTTGAGGCTGGCCTGCCCCTGTACGGACATGATCTGGATGAGAATCACAGCCCCGCAGAAGCCGGTATGGGGCGTATGATGACCAGCACCGCCGACTATGTGGGCCGCGAAGGCGCGCAGAACATTGCCGAAGTGCTGGTGCCTCTGCGTATTGACGGCCGCCGTGCCGCCCGCCACGGTGATGTGGTCGCCCTTGCTGACGGCACGGAAGTGGGCCACGTGACCAGCGGTTCGTTTGCGCCCTCGCTGGGTTATGTGATCGCCTTTGCCTGGGTCAAGGCCGCGCATGCCGGGGCCGAAAATTTTGTGGTTCGCGCCGCCAGAACGGAGCTGCCCGCCACGCGGGTTGAAGCGCCGTTCTACACCGAAGGCACCGCGCGTAAAAAACTGGCCTGA
- the gcvH gene encoding glycine cleavage system protein GcvH translates to MATNPADILYSTSHEWTRIEGDEAVIGITSFAQESLGDITYVELPPVGDQLSEDKEFGSVESVKAASDLISPVSGEVIAVNEALENTPELCNSDPFGEGWIVRVKLAHKPGGLLDAAAYEAHCATEKH, encoded by the coding sequence ATGGCTACCAATCCCGCCGATATTCTGTACAGCACCAGCCACGAATGGACCCGCATTGAAGGGGACGAGGCCGTCATCGGCATCACCAGCTTTGCCCAGGAATCCCTTGGTGATATCACCTACGTGGAACTGCCCCCCGTGGGCGACCAGCTTTCTGAAGACAAGGAATTCGGCTCTGTGGAATCGGTCAAGGCCGCCAGCGACCTGATTTCTCCCGTTTCGGGCGAAGTGATAGCCGTGAACGAAGCTCTGGAAAACACCCCCGAGCTTTGCAACAGCGACCCCTTTGGCGAGGGCTGGATTGTGCGCGTCAAGCTGGCCCACAAACCCGGCGGTCTGCTGGACGCGGCGGCTTACGAGGCTCATTGCGCCACCGAAAAGCATTAA
- the gcvPA gene encoding aminomethyl-transferring glycine dehydrogenase subunit GcvPA produces the protein MPYIPHTPEELHEMLSVVGVRSLDELFSDIPSSMRPQSFDLPKGQSEAAVCRHFEELAAKNCPGHVSFLGAGFYNHDIPKAVDALSGRSEFYTAYTPYQAECSQGTLQAIFEFQTAVSRLLEMDCGNASVYDGGTAIFEAAMMAVRSTRRRVLVVDEAVNPIWRSMLEAYVSSLDLEIKTVPQQNGCSDMDALMAATDTTCAAVIVQNPNFFGAVADYTALFAKARSNKAFGVISVYPVMQSVLKTPGEMGADVAVAEGQSLGMNLSFGGPYLGLMACRKEHIRQFPGRIVGRTTDVDGKTGYVLTLQAREQHIRRAKATSNICSNQALCALRSLIHMSLLGPQGLTRVAENNMALARYAVERLTALKGVELLNSAPYGSEVALRLPMPAAEVVKAMTQKGVVPGYPLGHHYPGMENVLLLSCTEANNRTQIDKLAEIMGGLL, from the coding sequence ATGCCATACATTCCCCATACGCCGGAAGAGTTGCATGAAATGCTCTCCGTAGTTGGCGTGCGCAGTCTGGATGAGCTTTTTTCCGACATCCCGTCCAGCATGCGCCCCCAGAGCTTTGATCTGCCCAAGGGGCAGAGCGAGGCCGCCGTCTGCAGACACTTTGAAGAGCTGGCAGCCAAAAACTGCCCCGGTCATGTGTCCTTTCTCGGCGCAGGCTTTTATAACCACGACATCCCCAAGGCTGTGGACGCGCTTTCTGGCCGCAGCGAATTTTACACCGCCTACACGCCCTATCAGGCAGAATGCTCACAGGGCACCTTGCAGGCCATTTTTGAGTTCCAGACCGCCGTCAGCCGTCTGCTGGAAATGGATTGCGGCAATGCCTCCGTGTATGACGGCGGCACCGCCATTTTTGAAGCCGCCATGATGGCTGTGCGCTCCACGCGCCGCCGCGTGCTGGTGGTGGACGAAGCCGTCAACCCCATCTGGCGCTCCATGCTGGAGGCCTATGTTTCGAGCCTTGATCTGGAAATCAAGACCGTACCCCAGCAGAATGGTTGCAGCGATATGGACGCCCTCATGGCTGCCACCGACACTACATGCGCTGCCGTCATTGTGCAGAATCCCAACTTCTTCGGCGCAGTGGCGGACTACACGGCCCTGTTTGCCAAGGCCCGTTCCAACAAGGCCTTTGGCGTCATCTCCGTGTATCCGGTCATGCAGTCCGTTCTTAAAACCCCTGGCGAAATGGGGGCTGACGTGGCCGTGGCCGAAGGCCAGAGCCTTGGCATGAACCTCTCGTTCGGCGGCCCCTACCTCGGGCTCATGGCCTGCCGCAAGGAACACATCCGCCAGTTCCCCGGCCGCATTGTGGGCCGCACCACCGATGTGGACGGCAAAACCGGCTACGTGCTGACCCTGCAAGCCCGCGAGCAGCACATCCGCCGCGCCAAGGCCACATCCAACATTTGCTCCAATCAGGCTCTCTGCGCCCTGCGCTCGCTCATCCACATGAGCCTGCTTGGCCCGCAGGGCCTCACCCGCGTGGCCGAAAACAACATGGCTCTTGCCCGCTACGCTGTGGAGCGCCTCACCGCCCTCAAGGGTGTGGAACTGCTCAACAGCGCCCCCTACGGCTCGGAAGTGGCCCTGCGCCTGCCCATGCCCGCTGCTGAAGTGGTCAAGGCCATGACGCAGAAGGGTGTCGTGCCCGGCTATCCGCTGGGCCATCATTATCCCGGCATGGAAAACGTGCTGCTGCTCTCGTGCACCGAGGCCAACAACCGCACCCAGATAGACAAGCTGGCCGAAATCATGGGAGGTCTGCTGTGA
- the gcvPB gene encoding aminomethyl-transferring glycine dehydrogenase subunit GcvPB, whose protein sequence is MKTIFAKSVSGRTACCLNSDAPKAEAMLPADLLRKKAPRLPECSELDVVRHFTQLSQLNYSVDANFYPLGSCTMKYNPKFMEYVAALPGFTHLHPMMAQLEGGADCAQGALQCLYEAENLLCELTGMKAFTFQPMAGANGEFTGVKLIAAYHKAKGRNRKKMLIPDAAHGTNPASAALAGFDTINIESRDGMVDPEAIVAAIAEHGEDVAGLMMTCPNTLGLMEVHLPRIVAELRKVDALLYYDGANMNAIMGKIRMGDVGFDVVHLNVHKTLATPHGGGGPGAGPVGVTDRLLPFMPAPRVAKHPDGRFFLDYNLPQTIGPIGPFYGSFGVVIKALAYMLRLGGEGLTRASEYAVLNANYLKKKLEDVLEIPFKDRFCAHEFVASAPQGLRALDIAKALLQRGIHAPTIYFPLIVHECLMAEPTETESKETLDGYVEALKEIILTGKADPQSLQELPTNLPVRRLDETAAARQMVLTEDMG, encoded by the coding sequence GTGAAAACCATTTTCGCCAAATCCGTTTCTGGGCGCACAGCCTGCTGCCTGAACAGCGACGCCCCCAAGGCTGAGGCCATGTTGCCCGCAGACCTGCTGCGCAAAAAAGCTCCCCGTCTGCCCGAATGCTCGGAACTGGACGTGGTGCGTCACTTCACCCAGCTTTCGCAACTCAACTACAGCGTGGACGCCAATTTCTATCCTCTTGGCTCCTGCACCATGAAGTACAACCCCAAGTTCATGGAATACGTGGCGGCGCTGCCGGGCTTTACTCACCTGCACCCCATGATGGCCCAGCTTGAGGGCGGTGCCGACTGCGCCCAGGGCGCGCTGCAATGCCTGTATGAAGCCGAGAATCTGCTCTGCGAACTCACGGGCATGAAGGCCTTTACCTTCCAGCCCATGGCCGGGGCCAACGGCGAATTCACCGGCGTAAAGCTCATTGCCGCCTATCACAAGGCCAAGGGACGCAACCGCAAAAAGATGCTCATTCCCGATGCGGCCCACGGCACCAACCCTGCCTCCGCCGCCCTTGCCGGATTTGACACCATCAACATCGAATCACGCGACGGCATGGTGGATCCCGAAGCCATTGTGGCTGCCATTGCCGAACATGGAGAAGATGTGGCGGGCCTCATGATGACCTGCCCCAACACCCTCGGCCTCATGGAAGTGCACTTGCCCCGCATCGTTGCCGAACTGCGCAAAGTCGATGCCTTGCTGTACTACGACGGCGCGAACATGAACGCCATCATGGGAAAAATACGCATGGGCGATGTGGGCTTTGACGTGGTACACCTCAACGTGCACAAAACCCTGGCCACCCCGCACGGCGGCGGCGGCCCCGGCGCTGGCCCCGTGGGCGTTACCGACCGTCTGCTGCCCTTTATGCCCGCCCCGCGCGTGGCAAAGCATCCTGACGGGCGTTTCTTCCTCGATTACAACCTGCCGCAGACCATCGGCCCCATCGGCCCCTTCTACGGCAGCTTTGGCGTGGTCATCAAAGCCCTGGCCTACATGCTGCGCCTCGGCGGCGAAGGCCTCACCCGCGCCTCTGAATACGCCGTGCTCAACGCCAACTACCTCAAGAAAAAACTTGAGGACGTGCTGGAGATTCCCTTCAAGGATCGTTTTTGCGCGCACGAATTCGTGGCCTCCGCACCGCAGGGTCTGCGCGCTCTGGATATCGCCAAGGCCTTGCTGCAACGTGGCATTCACGCGCCTACCATCTACTTCCCGCTTATCGTACACGAGTGCCTCATGGCCGAGCCCACGGAGACGGAAAGCAAGGAAACTCTGGACGGTTACGTTGAAGCCCTGAAGGAGATCATCCTCACGGGCAAGGCTGATCCGCAGTCCCTTCAGGAACTGCCCACCAACCTGCCCGTGCGCCGTCTGGATGAAACCGCCGCCGCGCGTCAGATGGTGCTGACGGAAGATATGGGATAG
- a CDS encoding MnmA/TRMU family protein: protein MNAPHIHSPTVAVAVSGGVDSLCAVVMLHNAGFRVLALHGLFLPDGPTVAPAGLAEACATLGVPLHVADLREAFQREVLTPFAAAYAQGRTPNPCAYCNRAIKFGVLLDTALALGADKLATGHYARLVPGSDVPQRAGEDETSETYPLLAAAADAAKDQSYFLSLVPRQRLSRALFPLYGQNKEQTRAVVAAAGLAVPLPSESQDICFAPPVAQAGMSAAEAYRPFLERHWQAAGTIAPGPGPVLLQDAEGNRREIARHKGLWRYTEGQRKGLGIAHTEPLFVLTKDSETNSLVVGPRALLGIRTCVTGPANVALPPHLWPDRLLVRLRHRQRPCPARVQVEDPCLRIMLAEPQFPTAPGQVAAVYDEEGRVLAAGVVEEMA from the coding sequence ATGAACGCCCCTCATATACATAGCCCAACCGTGGCCGTTGCCGTGAGCGGCGGCGTGGACAGCCTGTGCGCAGTGGTTATGCTGCACAATGCGGGCTTTCGCGTTTTGGCCCTGCACGGTCTTTTTTTGCCAGACGGCCCAACCGTTGCCCCCGCAGGGCTGGCCGAAGCCTGCGCCACGCTTGGGGTTCCCCTGCATGTGGCCGACCTGCGCGAAGCCTTTCAGCGCGAAGTGCTGACCCCCTTTGCCGCAGCCTATGCGCAGGGCCGCACACCCAACCCCTGCGCATACTGCAACAGGGCCATCAAGTTTGGCGTGCTGCTCGACACCGCCCTTGCTCTTGGTGCGGACAAGCTTGCCACTGGGCATTATGCCCGCCTTGTTCCCGGCTCGGACGTGCCCCAACGGGCTGGCGAGGATGAAACTTCCGAAACCTATCCCCTGCTTGCCGCCGCTGCGGATGCCGCCAAGGATCAGAGTTATTTTCTCAGCCTTGTGCCGCGTCAGCGGCTGAGTCGCGCCCTGTTTCCGCTTTACGGGCAGAACAAGGAACAAACCCGCGCCGTTGTGGCGGCTGCCGGGTTGGCAGTTCCCCTGCCGTCCGAGAGCCAGGATATCTGTTTTGCCCCGCCCGTGGCGCAGGCTGGCATGTCTGCCGCCGAGGCCTACCGTCCATTTCTGGAGCGGCACTGGCAGGCGGCGGGCACCATCGCACCGGGGCCGGGGCCAGTGCTATTGCAGGACGCTGAGGGTAACAGACGCGAAATCGCTCGACACAAAGGGCTGTGGCGCTATACGGAGGGGCAGCGCAAGGGCCTTGGCATTGCCCATACTGAGCCGCTTTTTGTGCTGACCAAGGATAGCGAGACCAACAGCCTTGTGGTTGGGCCGCGTGCTTTGCTGGGCATACGCACCTGCGTGACAGGGCCAGCAAATGTCGCATTGCCGCCTCATCTTTGGCCTGACAGGTTGCTTGTACGGCTGCGGCATCGGCAGCGCCCCTGCCCGGCACGTGTACAGGTTGAGGATCCGTGTCTGCGCATTATGCTGGCTGAACCGCAGTTTCCTACGGCTCCCGGTCAGGTGGCAGCGGTTTATGACGAAGAAGGCCGCGTGCTGGCTGCGGGAGTGGTTGAAGAGATGGCCTGA
- a CDS encoding amino acid ABC transporter ATP-binding protein: MTENSAAPIISINHVWKYFGSLPALQDVSLDIAPGERVVIIGPSGSGKSTLLRSINRLEQIDQGSIIVQGQDIQSDENNINEMRQNLGMVFQQFNLFPHKTVLENLTLAPRHLRKLSREEADARALGLLKKVGISDKANVYPAMLSGGQQQRVAIARALAMQPSIMLFDEPTSALDPEMVGEVLDVMVKLAEEGMTMVCVTHEMGFARTVADRLIFMDQGQIVEMGKPEMLFTAPRHPRLRQFLNQIL; this comes from the coding sequence ATGACGGAAAATAGCGCCGCCCCCATTATCTCCATCAATCACGTCTGGAAGTACTTCGGCTCGCTGCCTGCCTTGCAGGATGTAAGTCTGGATATTGCTCCCGGCGAACGTGTGGTTATTATCGGCCCTTCCGGCTCCGGCAAGTCTACCCTGTTGCGTTCCATCAACAGACTGGAACAGATAGACCAGGGCAGCATCATCGTTCAGGGGCAGGATATCCAGAGCGATGAGAACAACATCAACGAGATGCGCCAGAACCTGGGCATGGTTTTTCAGCAGTTCAACCTTTTTCCGCACAAGACCGTGCTGGAGAATCTTACTCTTGCGCCACGCCATCTGCGCAAACTTTCGCGCGAAGAAGCCGATGCCCGCGCTCTGGGTCTGCTCAAAAAGGTAGGCATCAGCGACAAGGCCAATGTGTACCCTGCCATGCTTTCGGGCGGGCAGCAGCAGCGTGTTGCCATTGCGCGCGCTCTGGCCATGCAGCCCTCCATCATGCTCTTTGACGAGCCTACATCAGCCCTTGACCCCGAAATGGTGGGCGAAGTGCTGGACGTTATGGTGAAGCTGGCAGAAGAAGGCATGACAATGGTTTGCGTAACCCACGAAATGGGCTTTGCGCGCACGGTCGCCGACCGCCTCATTTTTATGGATCAGGGCCAGATTGTGGAAATGGGCAAGCCTGAAATGCTTTTCACTGCCCCCCGCCATCCGCGCCTGCGGCAGTTCCTGAATCAGATTCTGTAG